The following proteins come from a genomic window of Myroides odoratus DSM 2801:
- a CDS encoding DUF5458 family protein — translation MAKVNQELQAIPNEFQDRNSDVVGVDLEKFGGFGFIETVVDGMANMNPERKARKQIFLTDSSKKEEREDLLKNIKLWLELLESEESTEALIERCKKKSNQAVISLKNNLKQALNQCRPLEVNYRTIAQFYKNTELDKVDNVHIINASMEQVTDLDNPVFMNYIAEEFKLYYDRLDLRDNYSLLSIPGYMGSNRVVDKWARICNENKVMLLTDFANLDKPDDVVDLFHSANLTSADIHKSNVIMTCNWLVGRGRAEEVGEEEDVFIAPSTSLTGKIHKTLMSQVAAGKKHGGINEVDAVKFELKKSEISQLEKMGLVPMVNEYGKIMAFSAKTLFDGDNIGLQTYSVVRVFDYVTKVLLDFLNRRAFENWSAKNEDDLRKQIVVFLDGIKGADKLIEKFKIVRFEQDKHQKDRVWLDIRLTPYFPAKSFVIKLDGHKGDDGNDWEAEYVQE, via the coding sequence ATGGCAAAAGTAAATCAAGAATTACAAGCAATCCCTAATGAATTTCAAGATAGAAATTCGGATGTAGTCGGGGTTGATTTAGAAAAATTTGGGGGTTTTGGGTTTATCGAAACTGTGGTTGATGGTATGGCAAATATGAATCCAGAACGAAAGGCTCGAAAACAAATTTTTCTTACTGATTCGAGTAAAAAAGAAGAACGCGAGGATTTGTTGAAAAACATTAAACTTTGGTTGGAATTATTGGAGTCTGAAGAGTCTACAGAAGCGCTTATTGAACGATGCAAGAAAAAATCAAATCAAGCAGTAATTAGCTTGAAAAACAATCTAAAACAAGCGTTGAATCAATGCAGACCCTTAGAGGTTAATTATCGAACAATTGCACAGTTTTATAAAAACACTGAGTTAGATAAAGTCGATAATGTACACATTATCAATGCCTCTATGGAACAAGTAACAGATTTAGATAATCCTGTATTCATGAATTACATAGCGGAAGAGTTCAAGCTGTATTACGATCGATTAGATTTACGCGATAATTATTCTTTACTGTCTATCCCCGGATATATGGGATCCAATAGGGTAGTTGATAAATGGGCGAGAATTTGTAATGAAAACAAAGTAATGCTTTTGACAGATTTCGCCAATTTGGATAAACCAGATGATGTGGTAGATTTATTTCACTCGGCTAATTTAACGAGTGCTGACATACACAAAAGTAATGTTATTATGACGTGTAATTGGTTAGTTGGACGCGGACGCGCTGAAGAAGTTGGAGAAGAAGAGGATGTATTCATAGCTCCTTCTACTTCGCTGACAGGAAAAATTCACAAAACACTAATGTCACAAGTGGCAGCTGGGAAAAAGCATGGAGGAATTAACGAAGTTGATGCCGTTAAATTTGAATTGAAAAAGAGTGAGATTTCTCAATTGGAAAAAATGGGACTTGTTCCCATGGTCAATGAGTATGGAAAGATCATGGCATTTTCTGCTAAAACGCTATTTGATGGAGATAATATTGGACTCCAAACGTATTCTGTTGTGCGTGTTTTCGATTATGTTACTAAAGTGTTGTTGGATTTTTTAAATCGCCGTGCTTTTGAAAATTGGAGTGCAAAAAATGAAGATGATTTACGCAAGCAAATTGTCGTTTTCTTAGATGGAATTAAGGGAGCAGATAAGTTGATTGAAAAATTTAAAATCGTGCGTTTTGAGCAAGATAAACACCAAAAAGATCGAGTGTGGTTAGATATTCGATTAACGCCTTATTTTCCTGCTAAAAGCTTTGTAATTAAATTAGATGGCCATAAAGGGGATGACGGAAATGATTGGGAAGCTGAATATGTACAAGAATAA
- the tssD gene encoding type VI secretion system tube protein TssD gives MAENNSRAVLKFNGGDAQKVLNLKYGVSRSVDVSGRVASDPSNALITITVEATDKSDVLESLLNGKYKPTTGEIIFNKSHEEGTLISLKWTNGYVIQHHVDFDAINANAMYITFVVSAEQIDYGNSAYQGTWPTA, from the coding sequence ATGGCAGAAAACAATTCAAGAGCCGTTTTAAAATTTAATGGAGGTGATGCACAAAAGGTATTGAACCTTAAATATGGAGTGTCTCGTTCAGTAGACGTTTCAGGTCGTGTCGCATCAGACCCTTCGAATGCATTGATTACTATTACCGTAGAGGCAACAGATAAATCTGATGTCTTAGAAAGTTTACTAAACGGGAAGTACAAGCCAACAACAGGAGAAATTATCTTCAACAAATCCCATGAGGAAGGAACGTTAATCTCCTTGAAATGGACAAATGGTTATGTGATTCAACATCATGTAGATTTTGATGCAATTAATGCAAATGCGATGTACATCACTTTTGTTGTAAGTGCAGAGCAAATTGATTATGGAAATTCAGCGTATCAAGGTACTTGGCCAACGGCTTAA